In the genome of bacterium, one region contains:
- the proC gene encoding pyrroline-5-carboxylate reductase translates to MSKEKRLAFIGAGNMAEALIRGILYSKLVKPSAIIASDTLDTRVEYISRRVGVRATRDNREAIQEANIIFLAVKPNVVDTVLSEIGTLLTKEQLLISIAAGITIARIEKQLTGHIPVIRAMPNTPALVLEGATAICPGSFTLKSHLELAQQLLGAVGKVVVVDETVMDTVTGLSGSGPAYIFMVIEALADAGVKEGLERGTALLLAAQTVLGAAKMVLQTGEHPAVLKDKVASPGGTTIAGIAVLESAGLRKSLIQAVSAATARSRELNQAKK, encoded by the coding sequence ATGAGTAAAGAAAAACGACTAGCGTTTATTGGTGCAGGGAATATGGCTGAAGCATTGATTCGCGGGATACTCTATTCGAAATTAGTGAAACCGTCAGCGATTATTGCCAGTGATACACTTGATACCCGAGTAGAATATATTAGTCGTCGTGTGGGAGTGAGAGCAACACGAGATAATCGAGAAGCGATTCAAGAAGCAAATATTATTTTTCTTGCAGTAAAACCGAACGTAGTTGATACCGTTTTATCAGAAATCGGGACGCTGTTAACGAAAGAACAATTATTAATCAGTATCGCTGCTGGTATTACTATTGCTCGAATTGAGAAACAGTTAACTGGACATATTCCAGTAATCCGGGCGATGCCGAATACTCCCGCGTTAGTTCTCGAAGGAGCGACGGCCATCTGCCCTGGGTCGTTTACGTTAAAATCCCATCTTGAACTAGCTCAGCAATTACTCGGTGCGGTAGGGAAAGTGGTGGTCGTAGATGAAACGGTTATGGATACCGTAACTGGTTTATCTGGTAGTGGTCCAGCATATATTTTTATGGTTATTGAAGCGTTAGCGGATGCAGGAGTTAAAGAAGGATTAGAACGAGGAACTGCTCTGTTGCTGGCAGCGCAAACGGTTTTAGGTGCAGCAAAGATGGTTCTCCAGACAGGGGAACATCCTGCGGTGTTGAAAGATAAAGTTGCATCCCCAGGCGGGACAACAATTGCCGGGATTGCTGTATTAGAATCAGCTGGATTGCGGAAATCGCTCATTCAAGCGGTATCCGCAGCTACAGCGAGGTCGAGAGAATTAAACCAAGCTAAAAAATGA
- a CDS encoding HEAT repeat domain-containing protein: protein MQYEKIVSGILIFICFSFSFADRVDDLISQLKHKDFWVRRPAVLALRKIQDPRVDESLISCLKDEDFCVRRFAAEAMILKGDGRAIESLILCLRDTDDEVRRFVAEALGQIGDARAIEPLTKCLHDDNMYVRIAVVNALSKIKDPQTINSLVLFLNDECPMVRSSTIRALGEIGDNRAVTYLIPFLKDNAVHETAAVALAKIGQPSIDSLISALKDTEEESWIQGIERESVIKALVLIGKLSVEPMIACLKDKDASIRTIAAHVLYEIKDVKAVNPLIECLKDDNWMVRAIAANALGEIKDERAIAPLIVCLEDNHYDVYNSVSNALIKIGQPAVTHLLEHLNDRNPRLCTSAAVILGEIKDTRAIEPLINLIQNNNKYIRGTAIDALGNIGDKKLFLI from the coding sequence ATGCAATATGAAAAAATCGTATCAGGCATATTAATATTCATTTGTTTTTCGTTCAGTTTCGCTGACCGAGTTGATGATTTAATATCGCAATTAAAGCATAAAGATTTTTGGGTTCGTCGCCCTGCTGTTTTAGCATTACGTAAAATTCAAGATCCGAGAGTGGACGAATCACTAATTTCATGTTTGAAGGATGAGGATTTTTGTGTTAGAAGATTCGCTGCAGAAGCAATGATATTGAAGGGAGACGGTCGTGCTATAGAATCATTAATTTTATGTTTAAGAGATACAGATGATGAAGTCAGACGATTTGTAGCAGAAGCACTGGGTCAGATAGGAGACGCCCGTGCGATTGAACCATTAACAAAATGTTTACATGATGATAATATGTACGTTCGAATTGCGGTAGTGAATGCATTAAGCAAGATAAAAGATCCGCAGACAATAAATTCGTTAGTTCTATTTTTAAATGACGAGTGTCCGATGGTACGTTCTTCAACTATAAGGGCGTTAGGCGAAATTGGCGATAATCGAGCAGTTACATATTTAATTCCTTTTTTAAAAGATAACGCTGTGCATGAAACAGCAGCAGTAGCTTTAGCAAAAATAGGCCAACCTTCGATAGACTCATTAATATCGGCTTTAAAAGATACTGAAGAGGAATCCTGGATACAAGGAATAGAACGGGAATCGGTTATAAAAGCATTGGTTTTGATTGGTAAGTTATCTGTTGAGCCAATGATTGCTTGTTTAAAAGATAAGGACGCAAGTATACGGACGATAGCAGCGCATGTTCTTTATGAGATTAAAGACGTTAAAGCAGTTAATCCATTAATTGAATGTTTAAAGGACGATAATTGGATGGTACGGGCAATAGCAGCGAATGCGTTAGGCGAAATTAAAGATGAGCGGGCAATTGCACCGCTAATAGTATGTTTGGAGGATAATCATTACGATGTGTATAATTCTGTTTCCAATGCGCTCATAAAGATCGGTCAACCAGCGGTGACTCATTTGCTTGAACATTTGAATGATAGAAATCCTAGGTTATGCACTTCTGCTGCTGTAATACTGGGAGAAATTAAAGACACTCGCGCAATCGAACCGTTAATAAACTTAATACAAAATAACAATAAATACATACGAGGAACCGCAATAGACGCATTAGGCAATATTGGCGACAAAAAGTTATTCCTTATTTAG
- a CDS encoding aspartate-semialdehyde dehydrogenase, producing MEIDKVGYKVIIVGATGAVGIQFREILEQRRFPVKELRLLASSRSIGKTMVFRGKEIPVEELKLECFKGDEIVLASAGGDVSKWFARDAAKKGCITIDNTSAFRMEKDVPLVVPEVNPQDVTWHSGIIANPNCSTIQMVVPLKPIHDVAKIKRIVVSTYQSVSGKGLKAIDELEKQTRAWAEGKPYPAPAVFPHQIAFNCLPHIDSFLPNGYTKEEMKMVNETKKIMGDQSIQVTATTVRVPVFYAHSESVNIETEKKLTVAQVKELLKNAPGVIVVDDPSKNEYPLAINAAGKDEVFVGRIREDESIPNGINMWIVADNIRKGAALNAIQIAEIMHTMGLLKDRWFE from the coding sequence ATGGAAATCGATAAGGTAGGTTATAAAGTTATTATTGTAGGAGCAACAGGAGCGGTTGGAATCCAGTTCCGAGAAATTTTAGAACAACGCCGATTCCCAGTAAAGGAATTGCGGCTATTAGCTTCATCGCGGTCAATCGGTAAAACTATGGTCTTTAGGGGAAAAGAAATTCCAGTAGAAGAGCTGAAACTCGAATGTTTCAAAGGAGATGAAATTGTTCTCGCATCAGCTGGTGGCGATGTGAGTAAGTGGTTTGCGCGTGATGCAGCAAAAAAAGGATGTATCACGATAGATAACACCAGCGCGTTTCGTATGGAGAAAGATGTGCCATTAGTTGTTCCGGAAGTTAATCCGCAGGACGTTACCTGGCATTCGGGGATCATTGCGAATCCGAATTGTTCAACAATTCAGATGGTAGTTCCATTGAAGCCGATCCATGACGTTGCAAAAATTAAACGGATTGTTGTTTCAACCTATCAATCTGTATCCGGAAAAGGACTGAAGGCAATTGATGAATTAGAAAAACAGACGCGCGCGTGGGCAGAAGGGAAACCATATCCTGCGCCAGCCGTATTCCCACATCAGATTGCGTTCAATTGTTTACCACATATCGATAGTTTTTTACCGAATGGATATACCAAAGAAGAAATGAAAATGGTTAATGAAACTAAGAAAATTATGGGTGACCAGAGTATCCAGGTTACTGCGACTACGGTTCGTGTACCGGTTTTTTATGCACATAGCGAGTCGGTAAATATTGAGACGGAAAAGAAATTAACCGTTGCCCAAGTTAAAGAGTTATTAAAAAATGCGCCTGGCGTAATTGTAGTTGACGACCCGAGTAAAAATGAGTATCCATTAGCAATTAATGCTGCAGGAAAAGATGAAGTATTTGTTGGTCGGATTCGGGAAGATGAATCTATTCCAAATGGTATCAATATGTGGATTGTAGCTGATAATATTCGAAAAGGCGCAGCATTAAATGCAATCCAGATTGCGGAAATAATGCATACTATGGGGCTGCTTAAAGATAGATGGTTTGAATAA
- a CDS encoding transglutaminase-like domain-containing protein produces the protein MGEKIGYYHETKQETLFNGEKVYEINSEMISKLARFGIEFNVIQRSQVYLAKDYSARFCKYEEEMMGSKKIVTATVQGNKLLVEINLNGEITKQTLAWAPSNYFDAAVVEKIVRDGLPVGKTYQFKVYSPELARWFDVSVSVGTTEKVEVNGIIQDAVVVYTEYLQAPELTSRTWIGKDNRVVKAEVGNYGMVMVQVPEAEAKEFKQKMEIKNLAMLKSNVTFDEPKEVTRMRVKITYTDGDPRTFIPEDDRQKWEQLSDTTVQSRVLIITANPIDENTVLELPLKIKDKNITRFLSNTPYIQSDDSAIVAIAKQIAGSERNSVKVAIALCHWVNNYVENKGFDTGFASAKDTLVTKRGDCTEHSVLLAALTRAVGIPTKIVTGITYAEDGFYYHMWVEVYVGKWIALDPTMDEIRVNATHIKLAETETQEDELSDYALKLLRSLKKITLEILDYDMAGEYYSSQDTQMSSQNEMYKVLENLLKSQ, from the coding sequence ATGGGCGAAAAGATAGGGTATTATCATGAGACCAAACAGGAAACACTTTTTAACGGTGAAAAGGTCTATGAAATCAACAGCGAGATGATATCGAAACTTGCACGGTTCGGAATCGAGTTCAATGTAATTCAGAGATCGCAGGTATATCTAGCGAAAGATTATTCCGCTCGTTTTTGTAAATATGAAGAAGAAATGATGGGAAGTAAAAAAATCGTTACCGCAACGGTGCAAGGAAACAAATTATTGGTAGAAATCAATCTGAATGGTGAAATAACCAAGCAAACGTTAGCTTGGGCTCCGTCAAATTATTTTGATGCGGCTGTAGTTGAAAAGATTGTGCGAGATGGCTTACCTGTGGGAAAGACGTATCAGTTTAAGGTATATAGTCCGGAGTTAGCGCGATGGTTTGATGTGTCAGTATCAGTTGGGACAACCGAAAAGGTAGAGGTAAATGGCATCATCCAAGACGCAGTAGTTGTATATACGGAGTATTTACAAGCGCCAGAGTTGACATCTCGAACGTGGATTGGGAAAGATAACCGAGTGGTCAAAGCAGAGGTTGGGAATTATGGGATGGTTATGGTTCAGGTACCGGAAGCGGAAGCGAAAGAGTTTAAGCAGAAAATGGAAATCAAGAATCTCGCAATGTTAAAAAGTAATGTAACTTTCGATGAGCCAAAAGAAGTAACCCGAATGCGAGTTAAAATAACTTATACTGACGGTGACCCGAGAACCTTTATTCCTGAGGATGACCGGCAGAAATGGGAACAGCTATCCGATACAACTGTTCAATCGCGAGTGTTAATTATAACCGCAAATCCGATTGATGAAAATACAGTGCTGGAACTACCGTTAAAAATTAAAGATAAGAATATAACGAGGTTCTTATCAAATACGCCCTATATTCAATCAGATGATTCGGCAATAGTTGCTATTGCAAAGCAGATTGCTGGTTCTGAAAGAAACTCCGTAAAAGTAGCAATAGCATTATGCCATTGGGTAAATAATTATGTTGAGAATAAAGGGTTTGATACGGGGTTTGCATCAGCTAAGGATACGCTGGTAACCAAACGCGGAGATTGCACTGAACATTCGGTTTTATTAGCAGCATTAACTCGTGCGGTTGGAATTCCGACCAAAATTGTTACTGGAATAACCTATGCTGAAGATGGTTTTTACTACCATATGTGGGTAGAAGTGTATGTTGGCAAATGGATTGCATTAGACCCGACGATGGATGAAATCCGGGTGAATGCGACACATATAAAACTTGCGGAAACTGAGACTCAAGAAGATGAATTAAGTGACTATGCATTGAAACTCCTCCGTTCTCTTAAAAAAATTACATTAGAGATACTTGACTACGATATGGCAGGGGAATATTATTCTTCCCAAGATACTCAAATGTCAAGTCAAAATGAGATGTATAAAGTTTTAGAAAACCTGCTAAAATCCCAATAG
- a CDS encoding ankyrin repeat domain-containing protein, translating into MLFFKNPKKEAVNEISRLGLIYSEETFLKRVEHSDITVVKLFITSGINLKAKDKYGHTALMIAAEKGHLGIVRALIEAHAELDELDPKGWSALMLAAREGHLEIVRALFSSGANINLTTTDGRTALMVAARNKHVAILRFLISKGADINARDNFGETALTRAIKDNNFEIVEVLKQSGAKE; encoded by the coding sequence ATGTTATTTTTTAAAAATCCTAAAAAAGAAGCGGTTAATGAGATTTCACGACTCGGACTTATCTACAGTGAAGAAACGTTTTTAAAACGGGTCGAACATAGCGATATTACCGTAGTAAAATTATTTATTACTTCTGGAATAAATCTGAAAGCAAAAGATAAATACGGTCATACCGCATTAATGATCGCTGCTGAAAAAGGACATCTCGGTATTGTTCGGGCACTCATTGAAGCACATGCTGAACTCGATGAACTAGACCCGAAAGGATGGTCAGCGTTGATGCTTGCTGCACGAGAAGGACATCTTGAAATTGTGCGCGCATTATTTAGCAGTGGCGCTAATATCAATCTAACTACTACCGACGGGAGAACGGCGCTAATGGTAGCTGCACGAAATAAACATGTTGCTATACTCCGCTTTTTAATCAGTAAAGGAGCAGATATTAATGCTCGGGATAATTTCGGTGAGACTGCCCTAACCCGCGCAATCAAAGATAACAATTTTGAAATAGTTGAGGTTCTGAAGCAATCAGGCGCAAAAGAATAA
- a CDS encoding YggS family pyridoxal phosphate-dependent enzyme, which translates to MSQVTDNLLRLKERIHEIALRSHRNPEEIIVVAVTKTVPIEKILEAIDAGIHNIGENRVQEAREKFNQIGNKVIWHLVGHLQTNKVKPAVAMFELIQSIDRIEVAREIDKRARQINKVQNVLIEVNTSGEETKFGIEPDRLMQLIEQILPLPNIRIQGLMTIAPLVADPERARPSFIQLRELAEQIQRQHIAGVEMRYLSMGMTNDYPVAIQEGANMLRIGTAIFGARLP; encoded by the coding sequence ATGTCTCAAGTTACGGACAATTTGCTTCGTTTGAAAGAGCGAATTCATGAGATAGCATTACGGAGTCATCGGAATCCAGAAGAAATCATTGTAGTTGCAGTAACTAAGACTGTTCCTATCGAAAAAATACTGGAAGCGATTGACGCTGGAATACATAATATCGGTGAAAATCGAGTACAGGAAGCTCGAGAGAAGTTCAACCAAATTGGGAATAAGGTAATCTGGCACTTAGTCGGACATTTACAAACGAATAAAGTTAAACCGGCAGTTGCGATGTTCGAGTTGATTCAATCAATTGACCGTATCGAGGTCGCGAGAGAAATAGATAAACGCGCCCGCCAGATTAATAAAGTTCAGAACGTTCTCATCGAAGTTAATACCTCGGGAGAAGAGACTAAGTTTGGAATAGAACCTGATAGATTAATGCAATTGATTGAACAGATTTTGCCCTTGCCAAACATTCGAATCCAAGGGTTAATGACTATTGCTCCATTAGTGGCTGACCCAGAACGAGCGCGACCGAGCTTTATCCAGTTACGAGAGTTGGCTGAACAGATTCAACGTCAGCATATAGCTGGTGTTGAAATGCGGTATCTTTCAATGGGGATGACGAACGATTATCCGGTAGCTATTCAAGAAGGAGCAAATATGCTTAGAATCGGAACCGCGATATTCGGAGCGCGACTTCCGTAG
- a CDS encoding secondary thiamine-phosphate synthase enzyme YjbQ: protein MIKIEINTPTRTALVDITAQIEDAVRKSKVGNGVCYVYVPHTTAGITINENADPSVPADIIKELNKLVPFDDHYQHSEGNSAAHIKSTFVGCSQVILIENGRLVLGTWQGIFFCEFDGPRHRQVWIKIIPS, encoded by the coding sequence ATGATTAAGATAGAAATCAATACTCCTACACGGACTGCGTTAGTTGATATAACTGCGCAGATTGAAGATGCGGTCAGAAAAAGTAAAGTAGGTAATGGCGTATGCTATGTATATGTTCCGCATACTACTGCCGGGATAACAATTAACGAAAATGCAGACCCATCAGTTCCAGCCGATATTATAAAAGAATTGAATAAACTCGTTCCGTTTGATGACCATTATCAGCATTCGGAAGGGAATTCCGCGGCGCATATTAAATCAACATTCGTTGGGTGTTCACAGGTTATCCTGATTGAAAATGGCCGGTTAGTTTTAGGGACATGGCAGGGGATATTTTTCTGTGAATTTGATGGACCGCGACATCGACAAGTCTGGATTAAAATAATTCCTTCTTAG